The following proteins come from a genomic window of Kwoniella bestiolae CBS 10118 chromosome 3, complete sequence:
- a CDS encoding mitochondrial 54S ribosomal protein uL10m gives MPPRPSTSIRALTSTRFASTSSLPLTPSTPSSSSSTPPPADPNRIYTARKTFLWNYYTHLIDNSNLVLVYDHSNLTAGEWSKIRRSISSIPLPSKPYDPSTPTPSSEQPETIDKASINVVRTGVLASLLSKSNSPLTTTPSKEGEQILVGQRALLTCPSLSPTYLNKILSTLNRTLKGLKRENTADEKQPSLKLISGLLEHKHIYTEQQLQNEIAKLPELDVLRSQLVGLLQAPQSQLVGVLNQARGGQLVRTLQGLEESLKGDSNGGEEQKSA, from the coding sequence ATGCCCCCTCGACCGTCCACATCGATACGAGCCCTCACCTCAACCCGATTCGCCAGtacctcttccctccccctgACCCCCTCCACAccgtcgtcttcctcctctacccctcctccagcagacCCAAATAGGATATACACCGCCCGTAAAACCTTTCTATGGAACTACTACACCCACCTCATCGACAACTCCAACCTTGTGCTAGTGTACGATCACTCAAACCTAACAGCGGGGGAATGGTCCAAAATCCGAAGATCAATCTCCTCCATACCCCTTCCTTCAAAACCTTACGACCCATCTACACCCACACCATCCAGCGAACAACCCGAGACTATCGATAAAGCATCTATCAACGTAGTCCGCACAGGTGTATTGGCATCCCTCTTATCCAAATCGAATTCTCCCTTGACCACCACACCTTCAAAAGAGGGAGAACAAATCCTCGTAGGCCAACGAGCCCTCTTAACTTGTCCGTCCCTCTCCCCAACGTACCTCAACAAGATCCTCAGTACATTAAATAGGACGTTGAAAGGATTGAAGCGAGAAAATACAGCAGACGAAAAACAACCTTCCCTGAAATTGATTTCAGGATTACTGGAACATAAACATATATACACTGAACAGCAGCTGCAGAACGAAATTGCCAAATTACCTGAACTTGACGTACTGCGATCTCAGCTTGTTGGGCTGCTGCAAGCTCCCCAGAGCCAGTTGGTGGGTGTGTTGAATCAGGCGAGAGGCGGGCAGCTGGTTAGGACTTTGcaggggttggaggagagtTTGAAGGGGGATAGTAATGGTGGGGAGGAACAGAAGAGTGCTTAG